The DNA region ATCTCGCGAATGTGAGGGCTCTTGATCTTGCGGAGGCGCTCGAACATGACGAGGCCCAACTCGGCGGAACGTTCAGCGAGACGCTCTTCGACGATAACTCTGAGTGAGGCTCGGGCGACGGCGCAGGCCAGCGGGTTGCCGCCGAAGGTGCTGCCGTGGTCGCCGGGGTGCAGCAGGCCAAGAACCTCGCGCGAGCTGAGAACAGCGGAGACGGGATAGAAACCGCCGGCAAGCGCCTTGCCGACGATGAGCATGTCCGGCTTGATGCCCTCGTGCTCGTAGGCGAAGAGCTTGCCGGTGCGGCCGAGGCCGGACTGAATCTCGTCGGCTATAAGCAGGACGTGATTCTCTTTGCAGATGGCGGCGGCCTCTTTGAGGAAGCCGTCGGGCGGCATGAGAACGCCAGCCTCACCCTGAATCGGTTCAACGAGGAATGCGGCGGTGTTAGGCGTGATTGCGGCGCGCAGAGCGGCGACATCGCCAAAAGGGATGATCTTGAAGCCGGGCAGGAAGGGGCCGAAGCCGTCGCGGTACTGCGCATCGGTGGAAAAGCTGATGATGGATATGGTACGTCCGTGGAAGTTATTGGCGCATACGATAATCTCAGCCTGATTTTCGGGGACGCCTTTCACCTTGTAAGCCCACTTGCGAGCGAGCTTGAGGGCAGACTCGACGGCCTCGGTGCCGGAGTTCATGGGCAGCGTCATCTCGAAGCCGGTGAGGTCGTGAATCTCCTTGTAGAAGAGGGGAAGCTGGTCGTTGCGGAAGGCGCGCGAGGTAAGGGTGACGCGGTGCGACTGCTCCAGCATGGCGGCGAGGATGCGCGGATGGCAGTGACCTTGGTTGACGGCGGAGTAGGCAGCAAGGAAGTCGAGGTAACGGCGGCCCTCGACATCGTAGACCCAGACGCCCTGAGCCCGCTCGACAACCACGTCGAGTGGCTTGTAGTTTTTGGTGCCGTACTGGTCCTCAAGCCGGATGTACTCGGCGGTGGAGAGTTTCTGCTGTTCGGTCTCAGTATCGTGATGCAGGATGGTGGCTGCCATAACTGTCGCCTTTTAATGTGATGTGAAGCTATTATTTCACGCGTTCGGCAGGGAGCGGCCAGCCTGTCGCGCGAAAGCGGCTTATCGACGCCAGGAAATGGCATACAAACGAAGCCGCATGGCTACAACGAAGGTCCATGTCCGCCACGGTCAGTGGACCACCTGAATGCCTGGCAGCGGCTGGCCGGCAGCGGGTGTCTGCTTGTTCCAGTCCTTGCCAACGAGCTTGGCCACAGTGGCCGCAATCTGACTCTGGGTGACGGGAGTCCCGCCTGCGACTTCTCCATTGTGCGGAATGCCCGGCCCCATAGCGGCGATGAAGATGTATTTCGAATCGGGGATCTTCTGGCCATGGCTCTTCCACTCGACGGGCGCTTCGCCACGTCCGTGGTCAGTAAGCAGAATCAGCGTGGTGTGATCGCGATACTCAGGGTCTGCCTGAGCCATCTCCCAGAGGCGCCGCAGATACATATCGACGCGGTTCGTTGCTTCGAGATAGCGGCCATAGTTGCCTGCATGTGCCCAGTCGTCCGTCTCGCCCAGAGACAGATAGAAGAGCCGAGGATGTTTTGCCTCAATATATTCGACTGCCGTGTAAAAGGTAGGAGCATCGAAGGTTTCGTCGGCCCAGACGCGCGGCGTCTCCGCCTTTAGGTGATTGAGCAGATCGAGCCGCGGTGTCATGGGGATCGAAGTGAGCGGCTCATAGCCGGCATTGTCGGTAAAGCCGCAGCGTTGCCGGTTGAAGGCGTCCGCAATCACGCTCCAGGCACCGAAGGAGGCGGTCTTGCCTGCGAGGCCGGGCTGCTTATT from Edaphobacter paludis includes:
- the rocD gene encoding ornithine--oxo-acid transaminase, whose protein sequence is MAATILHHDTETEQQKLSTAEYIRLEDQYGTKNYKPLDVVVERAQGVWVYDVEGRRYLDFLAAYSAVNQGHCHPRILAAMLEQSHRVTLTSRAFRNDQLPLFYKEIHDLTGFEMTLPMNSGTEAVESALKLARKWAYKVKGVPENQAEIIVCANNFHGRTISIISFSTDAQYRDGFGPFLPGFKIIPFGDVAALRAAITPNTAAFLVEPIQGEAGVLMPPDGFLKEAAAICKENHVLLIADEIQSGLGRTGKLFAYEHEGIKPDMLIVGKALAGGFYPVSAVLSSREVLGLLHPGDHGSTFGGNPLACAVARASLRVIVEERLAERSAELGLVMFERLRKIKSPHIREIRGRGLWAAIELDGPARPVCEALMREGILAKETHDNVIRLAPPLIIEKEDLLWALDRLQTVLEGI
- a CDS encoding alkaline phosphatase family protein; its protein translation is MKVFPKKLLVLFTILGAFAAVIPLRAQSATQPANPTHEHVFLIMTDGLRWQEVFRGADASLLTKANNDNQPIDTLVRQYVRSSPQQARAALMPFLWGHIVPEGEIYGNRDTGSDAHVTNGRNFSYPGYSETLVGYADPRINSNDPVPNPNVTVFEWLNKQPGLAGKTASFGAWSVIADAFNRQRCGFTDNAGYEPLTSIPMTPRLDLLNHLKAETPRVWADETFDAPTFYTAVEYIEAKHPRLFYLSLGETDDWAHAGNYGRYLEATNRVDMYLRRLWEMAQADPEYRDHTTLILLTDHGRGEAPVEWKSHGQKIPDSKYIFIAAMGPGIPHNGEVAGGTPVTQSQIAATVAKLVGKDWNKQTPAAGQPLPGIQVVH